CTGCAGCACGGGTTTAAGCTGCTCCGGCGTTTCAATTTCGCGGTTTTTTATGGCTTGACGGATGTCTTTCATAAGCGTTGCGGTTGTTTTAATTCCAACATCGGCAGACAACAATACCGCTTCTAATTCATCGAGAAACTCGTCGTCAATTTTTGTATAGCCGGTGATTAATTGCTCAATTTTTTCTGTAAAGTTTTTACGGGTTTTCTCCAGTCCCGCCTTTAACTTGTCAAAAAAACCCATGACCATATTTCCCCCTTCACTAGCCCGCCTTGTCCATGAATTTTACTGATACTAACCGCGATACACCGGATTCCTCCATGGTTACTCCTTGCATGATATCAGCAAATTCCATAGTTCCTTTGCGGTGCGTGACTACGATGAACTGCGTCTTGCCTTTATAATCACGAAGGAATTCACTAAAGCGCTGCACATTTGCTTCGTCAAGAGCGGCATCGATTTCGTCTACTACACAAAAAGGCGAAGGTCGATATGTTAAAAAGGCAAACAATAAGGCAATAACGGTAAGTGCTCGTTCACCGCCGGAAAGCAAAGCCAGATTTTGCAGTTTTTTCCCCGGCGGCTGAGCAATAACGTCAATACCGGTATTCAGAATATCATCCGGCTGTTGCAATACCAACTCAGCCTTGCCCCCGCCAAACAAACGGGTAAAAATTTCGCCAAAGTAACGATTGATAGCCGAAAAAGCTGTTTTAAACTGTTTGGCCATCGTATCATCAATCTGATTAATAACCGATGTCAGATACTCTTTGGCCGCAATTAAATCCTGGCTTTGGCTTTGATAAAAATTGTACCGCTGATTTAGCCGGTTATATTCCTCAACCGCCGCTGGGTTTACGGGGCCAATGGCCGCTATCTCCATTTCGAGGCGGCGAATGAGACCTTCTAACACTTCAGGAGGATCGTTCCGCCGCAGCATGGCGGCCTCCTCAACCGATAAGGAACAACTGTCCCGCAATTGCTCTTGACAATGGGCAATTTCATAATTATATTTGGCAGCTATCAGCGAAACATCATGCAGACGGTTTCGCAGTTCCTGGTGTTTACGCCGAAGCTCACGGATGTCCTTGTCCACTCTTTGGAGCTCCGCCAGCAGATTGACTTTGGTCTGGACCGTTTCCTGACGCTGCCGCTCCCATTCGCACTTTTCGGTTGACCGCTTTAGGCGAGCTACGGTTAGTGCATCAATTTCTGCACCGGCGCGGGCAATTTGGTCGGCTATGTGAACTTGCTCATCCCGAAGATTTTGGAGCTGTCTGTCTAGTGCCCCTTTGTCCTGCTCATATTGTAAGCAGTTTGCCTGACCGGTATGAATATCCTGTTCAAGAGTGGCAAGTTGTACTCTGCGTTCCGCAAGTTCAGCAAGCAGCTCTTCCTTTTGCTCCTGTAGTTTTTTTAGCTCCTGTTGCAGGCGTACCATGGTTTCTTTTTGCTGGCTGTCGCGGCTTTCCATAAGCGCAATACCGTTCTCTAAATTCTTAACGCTTTGGGCCAGCTCCTGTTGCTCGGCCTCGTTAGTCTCCATTTCTTGCTCAATTGTCTGTAAGGCCAGACGTAGGCGCGCCGCATCGGCGCGTACTGTGTCAAAATGAACAGCTACTTCGGCCAGTCGAACCTCTTTTCCCTGCATTTCGCGCTGAACAGCCGCGATTTCGGCGGCCAAACGCTCCACTTCAGTGCGGGCCGCCACGGCTTGTGCTTGCTGCGCCGCTAGGCGCTGATCCATTTCGGCCAGTCGCTCCTTAAGCTTCTCAATTTCGTGGCTTCGCCCCAGAAAACTATTTTCTTTTTTGGCCGTACTCCCACCTGTAAGAGTACCGCCGGGGTTAACTTGCTGTCCGTCAAGTGTTACCAGTCGAACGGTAAAGGACTGCTCTTTCGCAATTTTAACGGCCGCGTCCAGGGTTTCCACAACTACTGTATGCCCCAGCAAAAAGTCGATGACAGGACGATAGATAGGTGCACAGTCCACCAGCGAGGCTGCCAAGCCGATGGCACCTCTGGCCTTGGCCGCTGCAATTTCCGCTGGTCGAGGCAAAGAAGGTCTTACGGTGTTTAACGGCAGAAAAGTAGCCCGGCCAAGGTTATGCGTTTTTAAAAAGGCAATGGCTTGCTTAGCCGTCTCATCATTATCAGTAATGATATATTGAAGGGCCCCGCCTAAAGCAACTTCAATTGCCGTAAGATATGGTCGAGCTACTCCTATTACCTCTGCGACTGCCCCGTGAATGTAACGCCGCCAAGGTGCGTCGGTCTTGAGCAGGCTTTTTATTCCACGGGAGAAACCTTCATAGTCCTGCTGCATTCCGGTTAGTATTTTTAGCCTTGATCTTAATTCATCTCTTTCCGCCTGCAAGTTATGCTGAATCCGTACAAAGTCCTGAAGGTGCTGTTCCCATTTTTCTTTTTCGCTCGTCAATACGCTGATCCGGTCTTTGGCACTACCGATTTGTTGGATTAACCAGT
Above is a window of Thermosinus carboxydivorans Nor1 DNA encoding:
- the smc gene encoding chromosome segregation protein SMC yields the protein MLLRKLELYGFKSFADKTEVEFGPGITAIVGPNGSGKSNITDAIRWALGEQNIRNLRGAKVEDVIFAGSAKRRPLGVAEVSLVFDNSSGTLPLDFNEVTITRRVYRSGDSEYYINKAPCRLKDIHELLFDVGIGRDSLTVIGQNKIDEVLNAKAEERRLFFEEAAGITKYKHRKREALRKLEETEQNLVRVNDLIAEIHNQLGPLAESAERTKRYNVLRQELISCQVTVLLDRLERATKMAESARLEQETLTEQEVVAAAQLSVRESEKERLTDEINRYSEQQSILDQQISQAATELERIDGKLAVLRERIEQGHRSGERVAREITRLEDTAQGLDAKITFLKSTLAAKETQLAAAKETLAASNTNYEKLVMDIHQAEQELEQGKAQTFVHIQQLVDERNKLRLMERDLAKLVARRDSLAAERQNYLAQLTKAEEQRQNLTAERDWLIQQIGSAKDRISVLTSEKEKWEQHLQDFVRIQHNLQAERDELRSRLKILTGMQQDYEGFSRGIKSLLKTDAPWRRYIHGAVAEVIGVARPYLTAIEVALGGALQYIITDNDETAKQAIAFLKTHNLGRATFLPLNTVRPSLPRPAEIAAAKARGAIGLAASLVDCAPIYRPVIDFLLGHTVVVETLDAAVKIAKEQSFTVRLVTLDGQQVNPGGTLTGGSTAKKENSFLGRSHEIEKLKERLAEMDQRLAAQQAQAVAARTEVERLAAEIAAVQREMQGKEVRLAEVAVHFDTVRADAARLRLALQTIEQEMETNEAEQQELAQSVKNLENGIALMESRDSQQKETMVRLQQELKKLQEQKEELLAELAERRVQLATLEQDIHTGQANCLQYEQDKGALDRQLQNLRDEQVHIADQIARAGAEIDALTVARLKRSTEKCEWERQRQETVQTKVNLLAELQRVDKDIRELRRKHQELRNRLHDVSLIAAKYNYEIAHCQEQLRDSCSLSVEEAAMLRRNDPPEVLEGLIRRLEMEIAAIGPVNPAAVEEYNRLNQRYNFYQSQSQDLIAAKEYLTSVINQIDDTMAKQFKTAFSAINRYFGEIFTRLFGGGKAELVLQQPDDILNTGIDVIAQPPGKKLQNLALLSGGERALTVIALLFAFLTYRPSPFCVVDEIDAALDEANVQRFSEFLRDYKGKTQFIVVTHRKGTMEFADIMQGVTMEESGVSRLVSVKFMDKAG